From a single Streptomyces sp. NBC_00237 genomic region:
- a CDS encoding transglycosylase domain-containing protein: MARRPNRPTRLRGLLRRPRPGSRRVDYPRRGKTGWRRWVPSWRQTGSGALLGLAVLAGLFGVVYASVDIPDENAEARQQGTVYYWADGSQMVSVGTVNRQNVTLAEIPDAMEHAVIAAENETFYDDSGVSLKGIARAAVSIVKGGDTQGGSTITQQYVKNTYLSQEQTATRKLREFVISLKLSNERSKEEILQGYLNTSWFGRGANGIQAAAQAYYGVPAKDLDPSQAALLAALLKGAEEYDPAGGGGNHARAVERWKWILDRQVETGTMTQAERNTYLEFPEPRKTAKPTSLGGQTGYLVDIANKYIKKRSGLTDKDLARGGYKVHTTFDKAKVHLLEKSVRTVRERDLDPGKREEDKHVEIGAASVRADGAVVAVYGGADAITRFTNNADTAGVPVGSAFKPFVAAAGLQHGDGITMDSGYDAQGRLVMIPAGGGAVTPPGVTPGGAGASGPTTLRDALVASGNATFVQLGKQVGLKKVKEFAVKAGLHEASLARLDKSFVLGTSTPSAVRMADAYTAFTNEGMRSDPYSVTEMTRDGEPVEDFEKPVAQRVMNAEVAREVNNTLSVVAWTKLAQNQLFNSSGGFAAPGNLSAGATGPNDRMRSAWFIGHSQGLTTAVTMFRTKPDAPQLLGMQGVGGPGSQHGTVFPVRIWSAYATGK, from the coding sequence ATGGCTCGACGTCCCAACCGACCCACCCGCCTTCGTGGCCTGCTCAGGCGCCCCCGCCCGGGCAGTCGCCGTGTCGACTACCCCCGCCGGGGGAAGACCGGTTGGCGGCGCTGGGTGCCCTCCTGGCGGCAGACGGGGAGTGGGGCACTGCTCGGACTCGCCGTGTTGGCCGGTTTGTTCGGCGTCGTGTACGCATCGGTCGACATACCGGACGAGAACGCCGAGGCGCGTCAGCAGGGCACCGTCTACTACTGGGCGGACGGCAGCCAGATGGTGAGCGTGGGCACGGTCAACCGGCAGAACGTCACGCTCGCCGAGATACCCGACGCGATGGAGCACGCGGTCATCGCCGCCGAGAACGAGACCTTCTACGACGACTCCGGGGTGTCCCTGAAGGGAATCGCCCGCGCCGCCGTCAGCATCGTCAAGGGCGGTGACACGCAGGGCGGTTCCACCATCACGCAGCAGTACGTGAAGAACACGTACCTCAGCCAGGAGCAGACGGCGACACGCAAGCTGCGGGAGTTCGTCATCTCGCTGAAGCTCAGCAACGAGCGGAGCAAGGAGGAGATCCTCCAGGGGTATCTGAACACCAGTTGGTTCGGGCGCGGCGCCAACGGCATCCAGGCCGCGGCCCAGGCGTACTACGGCGTCCCCGCCAAGGACCTCGACCCCAGCCAGGCCGCGCTGCTCGCGGCGCTGCTCAAGGGGGCGGAGGAGTACGACCCGGCGGGCGGCGGCGGCAACCACGCACGCGCCGTGGAACGTTGGAAGTGGATCCTGGACCGGCAGGTGGAGACCGGGACGATGACGCAGGCCGAGCGGAACACGTACCTGGAGTTCCCCGAGCCCCGCAAGACGGCCAAACCGACCAGCCTCGGCGGCCAGACGGGCTACCTCGTCGACATCGCCAACAAGTACATCAAGAAGCGTTCCGGCCTCACCGACAAGGACCTCGCCCGGGGCGGCTACAAGGTGCACACCACCTTCGACAAGGCCAAGGTGCACCTCCTGGAGAAGTCCGTGCGGACGGTACGGGAACGCGACCTGGACCCCGGCAAGCGCGAGGAGGACAAGCACGTCGAGATCGGCGCGGCCTCCGTGCGCGCCGACGGGGCCGTGGTCGCCGTGTACGGCGGGGCCGACGCGATCACCCGCTTCACCAACAACGCGGACACGGCGGGCGTCCCGGTCGGCTCCGCCTTCAAGCCCTTCGTGGCGGCGGCGGGCCTCCAGCACGGCGACGGGATCACCATGGACAGCGGCTACGACGCGCAGGGCCGTCTGGTCATGATCCCCGCGGGCGGTGGTGCCGTGACCCCGCCGGGCGTCACCCCCGGCGGTGCCGGCGCCTCGGGGCCGACGACCCTGCGCGACGCGCTGGTCGCGTCCGGGAACGCCACCTTCGTGCAGCTCGGCAAGCAGGTCGGGCTGAAGAAGGTGAAGGAGTTCGCGGTCAAGGCGGGGCTGCACGAAGCGAGCCTGGCCCGCCTGGACAAGTCCTTCGTGCTCGGTACGTCCACGCCGAGCGCGGTCAGGATGGCCGACGCGTACACCGCCTTCACCAACGAGGGCATGCGCTCCGACCCGTACTCGGTGACGGAGATGACCAGGGACGGCGAGCCGGTCGAGGACTTCGAGAAGCCCGTTGCGCAGCGCGTGATGAACGCCGAGGTGGCGCGGGAGGTGAACAACACCCTGAGCGTGGTGGCCTGGACGAAGCTGGCGCAGAACCAGCTCTTCAACTCCTCGGGCGGGTTCGCCGCCCCCGGCAACCTCTCGGCGGGGGCGACGGGCCCGAACGACCGGATGCGGTCGGCCTGGTTCATCGGGCACTCCCAGGGGCTGACGACGGCCGTCACCATGTTCCGCACCAAGCCCGACGCCCCCCAGTTGCTGGGGATGCAGGGTGTGGGCGGACCCGGCTCGCAGCACGGCACCGTCTTCCCGGTGCGGATCTGGAGCGCGTACGCCACGGGGAAGTGA
- a CDS encoding histidine phosphatase family protein — protein sequence MRTLYVVTHPEATHHVEGVVGGWYDSPLTPAGFRDADSIARELRSRVPSGTEVELYSSDLRRTRQTADAVAAMFHVKPHLDPRLREKSYGEAGGRPQEWLDRSFVPPPAVGERMDHDEGVPGAETKGAWAQRLYEATDAILASPCEHQIVVTHGGSITFVVASWLRIPLASADYVSFRAPSGSITVLREDDYFHNRQLTSLGETGHLSPGA from the coding sequence ATGCGCACCCTGTACGTCGTCACCCACCCCGAAGCCACGCACCACGTCGAAGGCGTCGTCGGCGGCTGGTACGACTCGCCCCTCACTCCCGCCGGATTCCGCGACGCGGACTCCATCGCCCGGGAGCTGCGGTCCCGTGTCCCCTCAGGCACGGAGGTGGAGCTGTACTCCTCCGACCTGCGACGCACCCGGCAGACAGCCGATGCGGTGGCCGCGATGTTTCACGTGAAACCTCACCTGGACCCCCGCCTGCGGGAGAAGTCCTACGGGGAGGCGGGCGGCCGACCGCAGGAATGGCTGGACCGGAGCTTCGTCCCGCCGCCCGCCGTCGGGGAGCGCATGGACCACGACGAGGGCGTGCCCGGTGCCGAGACCAAGGGCGCGTGGGCGCAACGCCTCTACGAGGCCACGGACGCCATCCTGGCCAGCCCCTGCGAGCACCAGATCGTCGTCACGCACGGCGGCTCCATCACCTTCGTCGTGGCGTCCTGGCTCAGGATTCCGCTCGCGTCGGCGGACTACGTCAGCTTCCGCGCACCGTCCGGCAGCATCACCGTGCTCCGCGAGGACGACTACTTCCACAACCGCCAGCTCACCAGCCTGGGCGAAACCGGCCATCTCTCCCCCGGCGCATAG
- a CDS encoding DEAD/DEAH box helicase, whose protein sequence is MVGMTREQAGLLTQCAVVFEPGDPARTGRLAFWCPEGAGELPELPFGEHGEAAFAVPDGASVAVRKFPVVWLTVDEALPALTTARRRYDEETAGRAVRPSAAFWGAATALALQLVARERLLPGVSDGGYDAWRAGPLDLDDVRQVRALAAAMPAEARALPVPVPQGGPLLLPDTADLVRDFLAAVADTLPRTPSAATATGRAAFAAVEPQHVPQLRDWARELSAGLDSGLRMALRVDVAQVRDGNAPVPAQDGGEPALLLVPHLSSLADPTLSADAAELFAGADAAGFGPRAQADTVLAVRRAAEVWPPLARLLPVPSALALTGRELQDLLGDAASRLRTHGVEVQWPEDASRSLSVRAVVGAERTPPSDLRSFLGGGGGGDGTVDLRWALSLDGEPLTEEETAAVASAPHPLARLRGRWVLVDADTARKARDRDLKPLTAIEALSVALTGYTDIAGTQVKVAPSPWLDALRLRLADPDGGTEPLRPPAALNATLRDYQLRGLRWLDRMTSLGLGGCLADDMGLGKTVQLIALHLLRQEHPDSSGPTLVVCPASLLGNWQREINRFAPGTPVHRYHGPGRTLQGSGFVLTTYGTMRLDAGLLATHGWGMVVADEAQHVKNPHSGTAQALRAIPADAKIALSGTPVENNLSELWSLLDWTTPGLLGSHAHFRRRWIAAIEAERAERAEFGPPPGESGAYGSTAQRLAELVRPFLLRRRKSDPGIAPELPPKTETDRPVALTAEQQALYEKQVRDVMGQIRSSDGIARSGLVLKLLTGLKQICNHPAQFLKQETPDRLAGRSGKLELLDELLDTITAEDGAALVFTQYVTMAKLLERHLRERGVPTLLLHGGTPVARREEMVRRFQDGEVPVFLLSLKAAGTGLNLTRADHVVHYDRWWNPAVEAQATDRAYRIGQTRPVQVHRMIAEGTVEDRIAALLEAKKGLADAVLGGGEQALSNLTNDELANLVELRTL, encoded by the coding sequence ATGGTGGGAATGACGCGTGAGCAGGCGGGCCTGCTGACGCAGTGCGCGGTGGTCTTCGAGCCGGGCGATCCGGCGCGGACCGGGCGGCTGGCGTTCTGGTGCCCCGAAGGCGCCGGAGAACTGCCCGAACTGCCCTTCGGCGAGCACGGCGAGGCGGCTTTCGCCGTACCCGACGGGGCATCGGTGGCCGTACGGAAGTTCCCCGTGGTGTGGCTGACCGTCGACGAGGCGCTGCCCGCCCTCACCACGGCCCGTCGGCGCTACGACGAGGAGACGGCGGGCCGTGCGGTGCGTCCCTCGGCCGCGTTCTGGGGGGCGGCCACCGCTCTCGCGCTGCAACTCGTCGCCCGGGAGCGGCTGCTGCCCGGCGTGTCCGACGGCGGTTACGACGCCTGGCGGGCCGGGCCGCTGGACCTGGACGACGTACGGCAGGTGCGGGCGCTGGCCGCCGCCATGCCCGCCGAGGCGCGTGCCCTGCCGGTTCCGGTTCCGCAGGGCGGACCACTGCTGCTGCCGGACACGGCCGATCTCGTACGGGACTTCCTCGCGGCGGTCGCGGACACGCTGCCGCGCACTCCCTCGGCGGCGACGGCCACCGGCCGCGCGGCCTTCGCCGCCGTCGAGCCGCAGCACGTACCGCAATTGCGGGACTGGGCGAGGGAGTTGTCGGCCGGTCTCGATTCCGGGCTACGGATGGCGCTGCGCGTGGACGTCGCGCAGGTGCGGGACGGGAACGCGCCCGTGCCCGCGCAGGACGGGGGCGAACCCGCGCTGCTCCTCGTCCCCCACCTGTCCAGCCTCGCCGACCCGACCCTCTCCGCCGACGCCGCCGAACTCTTCGCCGGGGCCGACGCCGCCGGGTTCGGGCCGCGCGCCCAGGCCGACACCGTCCTCGCCGTGCGCCGGGCGGCCGAAGTGTGGCCCCCGCTGGCGCGGCTGCTGCCGGTGCCCTCCGCGCTCGCTCTCACCGGCCGCGAGCTCCAGGATCTGCTGGGCGACGCCGCTTCGCGGCTGCGTACGCACGGGGTCGAGGTCCAGTGGCCCGAGGACGCGTCCCGTTCCTTGTCCGTACGGGCGGTCGTCGGCGCGGAGCGTACCCCTCCGTCGGATCTGCGGTCCTTCCTCGGCGGTGGCGGTGGCGGTGACGGCACGGTCGACCTGCGCTGGGCCCTGTCCCTCGACGGCGAACCGCTCACCGAGGAGGAGACCGCCGCCGTCGCCTCCGCCCCTCACCCCCTGGCCCGGTTGCGCGGGCGCTGGGTGCTCGTCGACGCCGACACCGCGCGCAAGGCCCGTGACCGCGACCTCAAGCCGCTCACCGCCATCGAGGCGCTCAGCGTCGCCCTCACCGGGTACACCGACATCGCGGGCACGCAGGTGAAGGTCGCGCCGAGCCCGTGGCTGGACGCGTTGCGGCTGCGCCTCGCCGACCCCGACGGCGGCACCGAACCCCTCCGCCCGCCCGCCGCGCTGAACGCCACCCTGCGCGACTACCAGTTGCGCGGGCTGCGCTGGCTGGACCGCATGACCTCGCTCGGCCTCGGCGGCTGTCTCGCCGACGACATGGGCCTCGGCAAGACGGTCCAGCTGATCGCCCTGCACCTGCTGCGCCAGGAGCACCCGGACAGCAGCGGCCCCACCCTGGTGGTCTGCCCCGCCTCCCTCCTCGGCAACTGGCAGCGCGAGATCAACCGCTTCGCCCCGGGCACCCCCGTGCACCGCTACCACGGCCCGGGCCGCACCCTCCAAGGCTCGGGATTCGTCCTCACCACGTACGGGACGATGCGTCTGGACGCCGGGCTGCTCGCCACGCACGGCTGGGGCATGGTCGTCGCCGACGAGGCCCAGCACGTCAAGAACCCGCACTCCGGCACCGCGCAGGCGCTGCGCGCGATCCCCGCCGACGCGAAGATCGCCCTGTCCGGCACCCCCGTCGAGAACAACCTCTCCGAGCTCTGGTCCCTCCTCGACTGGACCACCCCGGGCCTCCTCGGAAGCCATGCGCACTTCCGCCGCCGGTGGATCGCCGCGATCGAGGCGGAGCGCGCGGAGCGGGCCGAGTTCGGGCCGCCGCCCGGGGAGAGCGGTGCGTACGGTTCGACCGCGCAGCGTCTGGCGGAGCTGGTACGCCCCTTCCTGCTGCGCCGCCGCAAGTCCGACCCGGGCATCGCCCCCGAACTGCCGCCCAAGACCGAGACGGACCGCCCCGTCGCCCTCACCGCCGAGCAGCAGGCGCTGTACGAGAAGCAGGTGCGCGACGTCATGGGGCAGATCCGCTCCAGTGACGGCATCGCGCGCAGCGGCCTCGTGCTGAAGCTCCTCACCGGACTCAAGCAGATCTGCAACCACCCGGCCCAGTTCCTCAAGCAGGAGACTCCTGACCGGCTCGCGGGCCGCTCCGGCAAGCTGGAGCTGCTCGACGAGCTCCTGGACACCATCACCGCCGAGGACGGCGCCGCCCTCGTCTTCACCCAGTACGTCACGATGGCGAAGCTCCTGGAACGCCATCTGCGCGAACGCGGCGTACCGACACTGCTGCTGCACGGCGGGACACCGGTGGCGCGCCGCGAGGAGATGGTGCGGCGCTTCCAGGACGGTGAGGTGCCGGTCTTCCTGCTGTCGTTGAAGGCGGCGGGCACCGGCCTCAACCTGACCCGGGCCGACCACGTCGTGCACTACGACCGCTGGTGGAACCCGGCAGTGGAGGCGCAGGCCACCGACCGCGCGTACCGCATCGGCCAGACCCGGCCCGTGCAGGTCCACCGGATGATCGCCGAGGGCACGGTCGAGGACCGCATCGCCGCCCTGCTCGAAGCCAAGAAGGGCCTCGCGGACGCCGTCCTGGGCGGCGGCGAGCAGGCCCTGTCGAACCTGACCAACGACGAACTGGCCAACCTGGTCGAGCTGAGGACCCTGTGA
- a CDS encoding sensor domain-containing protein, with protein MHPTTAWQAMAQRPVSFLTSVWPWRSLAYLAGGVLFGAAVVVVFGLVLAAGLALLLVLVGVVVLAGLVLASTWVASMERRRLRLVDLDHVPDPHRRPDAPGLRARVRHRLTEQVTWRELAFTLISATALWWLDLLVLGFSFGLPALFFEATDATTWPWTVFGALILLASPYTVTSWAGARAAMTRTFLAPRDQELREELREVRASQARFLESFDAERIRIERDLHDGAQQHLVSLGMTLGMLRLDTPADSPQSGLLTEAETQLATAHRELRALIRGLNPPVLADHGLVAAIEDYAGRFPIPVTVDLAFPERLPRKLESTLYYLINEAMTNIAKHSGATTASVQGRYHSDVLILDITDDGHGGVDPEAGTGVTGLADRVGALQGRMRVSSPVGGPTLLHVEVPCRFA; from the coding sequence ATGCATCCCACGACGGCCTGGCAGGCCATGGCTCAGCGCCCCGTGAGCTTTCTGACCTCGGTCTGGCCCTGGCGGTCGCTGGCCTATCTGGCCGGAGGTGTCCTCTTCGGGGCGGCCGTCGTCGTGGTCTTCGGTCTGGTACTCGCGGCCGGGCTCGCGCTGCTCCTGGTGCTGGTGGGCGTCGTGGTGCTCGCGGGGCTGGTCCTGGCCTCGACCTGGGTGGCTTCGATGGAACGCCGACGGCTGCGCCTGGTGGACCTCGACCACGTGCCCGACCCGCACCGCCGTCCGGACGCCCCCGGCCTCAGGGCCCGGGTGCGGCACCGGCTCACGGAGCAGGTGACCTGGCGGGAGCTGGCGTTCACGCTGATCTCGGCCACCGCCCTGTGGTGGCTGGACCTGCTGGTGCTGGGCTTCTCCTTCGGGCTGCCCGCGCTGTTCTTCGAGGCGACGGACGCGACCACCTGGCCCTGGACGGTCTTCGGCGCGCTCATCCTGCTGGCGTCTCCGTACACGGTGACCTCCTGGGCGGGCGCGCGGGCCGCCATGACCCGTACCTTCCTCGCCCCCCGCGACCAGGAACTCAGGGAGGAACTCCGGGAGGTACGCGCCTCGCAGGCCCGCTTCCTGGAATCCTTCGACGCGGAACGCATACGCATCGAGCGCGACCTGCACGACGGCGCCCAACAGCATCTCGTCTCCCTCGGCATGACCCTGGGGATGCTCCGCCTCGACACCCCCGCCGACTCCCCGCAGTCCGGCCTGCTCACCGAGGCCGAGACGCAGCTCGCCACCGCGCACCGGGAGTTGCGAGCCCTCATCCGCGGCCTCAACCCGCCCGTCCTCGCCGACCACGGCCTCGTCGCCGCCATCGAGGACTACGCGGGGCGCTTCCCGATCCCGGTGACCGTCGACCTCGCTTTTCCCGAACGGCTGCCCAGGAAGCTGGAGTCGACCCTGTACTACCTGATCAACGAGGCCATGACGAACATCGCCAAGCACAGCGGCGCCACGACCGCATCCGTCCAAGGCCGTTACCATTCCGACGTGTTGATCCTCGACATCACCGACGACGGCCACGGCGGCGTGGACCCCGAGGCGGGCACCGGAGTCACCGGGCTCGCCGACCGGGTCGGCGCGCTCCAGGGCCGGATGCGGGTGTCGAGTCCGGTCGGTGGTCCCACCCTGCTGCACGTGGAGGTCCCTTGTCGCTTCGCCTGA
- a CDS encoding SWIM zinc finger family protein, with product MSHAHDDHAAPDDHAAQGTAARGFAAFAARRGGRTRAQSWWGQSWTEAVEDTSLSTEALKSGRAYARSGRLGPITVSPGRIAAQAYEDDTAFDTVVTFTELDEGEWERLWERTAERPAVLNELLAGELPPDLLEASEDARVRILPGYGDLEAECDCDEFEDPCSHAAALCYQVSWLLDAEPSLLLLIRGRGTHEAREELKSVVLMQAMTGAAEEEGEGDGVPEPLPDGTPAQDAYDRAPASLPPLPPLPGPSARRSGPLSGVGADPLSPLVAGAAARARELLAHVHGFRPEPPAPLDTWQDTVRIAATHPDPRAVARLREACGAPERLDRAARAWQLGGSGGLDVLEESWTPPHQDLARARTTLAADWAEDELPAMELADNHVTLTGRGLQLRYGRDGRWYPYRQQGTEWWPSAPPQTDPAAALADLLNA from the coding sequence ATGAGCCACGCACACGACGACCACGCAGCACCCGACGACCACGCGGCACAGGGCACCGCGGCGCGGGGCTTCGCCGCCTTCGCCGCCCGCAGGGGCGGCCGCACCCGGGCCCAGTCCTGGTGGGGCCAGTCCTGGACCGAGGCGGTCGAAGACACCTCGCTCAGTACCGAGGCTTTGAAGTCCGGCCGCGCCTACGCCCGTTCGGGACGGCTGGGCCCCATCACGGTCAGCCCCGGCCGCATCGCCGCTCAGGCGTACGAGGACGACACGGCCTTCGACACCGTGGTGACCTTCACGGAACTGGACGAGGGCGAGTGGGAGCGCCTGTGGGAGCGGACCGCCGAACGGCCCGCCGTGCTGAACGAGCTGCTGGCCGGTGAGCTGCCGCCCGACCTGCTGGAGGCTTCCGAGGACGCACGGGTACGGATCCTCCCGGGCTACGGGGACCTCGAAGCGGAGTGCGACTGCGACGAGTTCGAGGACCCGTGCTCTCATGCCGCCGCGCTCTGCTACCAGGTGTCCTGGCTCCTGGACGCGGAGCCGTCGCTGCTGCTGCTGATCCGGGGGCGCGGCACGCACGAGGCACGGGAGGAGCTGAAGTCGGTCGTGCTGATGCAGGCGATGACCGGCGCGGCCGAGGAGGAGGGCGAGGGGGACGGCGTACCCGAACCGCTCCCGGACGGCACTCCCGCCCAGGATGCCTACGACCGGGCCCCGGCCTCCCTGCCGCCGCTCCCGCCCCTTCCTGGCCCCTCCGCCCGGCGGTCCGGGCCGTTGTCGGGCGTCGGGGCGGACCCCCTGTCTCCGCTCGTCGCCGGGGCCGCTGCCCGGGCCCGTGAACTCCTCGCCCACGTCCACGGTTTCCGTCCCGAACCGCCCGCGCCGCTCGACACCTGGCAGGACACGGTACGGATCGCGGCCACGCACCCCGACCCGCGGGCCGTGGCACGCCTGCGTGAGGCGTGCGGCGCTCCGGAGCGGCTCGACCGGGCGGCGCGGGCCTGGCAGTTGGGCGGCAGCGGCGGGCTCGACGTACTGGAAGAGTCCTGGACCCCGCCGCACCAGGACCTCGCGCGAGCCCGCACGACGCTCGCCGCGGACTGGGCGGAGGACGAACTGCCCGCGATGGAGCTGGCCGACAACCACGTGACGCTCACCGGCCGGGGCCTCCAGCTCCGGTACGGGCGTGACGGGCGCTGGTACCCCTACCGGCAGCAGGGGACCGAGTGGTGGCCGAGCGCGCCCCCGCAGACCGACCCGGCCGCCGCCCTCGCCGACCTGCTGAACGCCTGA
- a CDS encoding iron chaperone, with protein MTKSAQRPATAAKSFDGFSEEERAAMKDHARELKAESRRLSRADKEAAAEQDVVAKIAELAGTDRVLAEAFHQLLKKVAPDLTSKLWYGMPAYCKDGKMVCFFQSAAKFKSRYATIGFSDQARLDEDTLWPTTYAVTEMNAATEARITELVVRALS; from the coding sequence ATGACCAAGTCTGCCCAGCGCCCCGCCACCGCCGCCAAGTCCTTCGACGGGTTCAGCGAGGAGGAGCGCGCCGCGATGAAGGACCACGCCCGTGAGCTGAAGGCGGAGTCGCGCCGCCTCTCGCGGGCGGACAAGGAAGCGGCGGCGGAGCAGGACGTCGTCGCGAAGATCGCCGAACTGGCCGGCACCGACCGGGTCCTGGCCGAAGCCTTCCACCAGCTGCTCAAGAAGGTCGCTCCGGACCTGACCTCCAAGCTCTGGTACGGGATGCCCGCCTACTGCAAGGACGGCAAGATGGTGTGCTTCTTCCAGAGCGCGGCGAAGTTCAAGTCCCGCTACGCGACGATCGGCTTCAGCGACCAGGCCCGGCTGGACGAGGACACCCTGTGGCCCACCACGTACGCCGTGACGGAGATGAACGCCGCCACCGAGGCCCGCATCACCGAACTGGTCGTGCGCGCGCTGAGCTGA
- a CDS encoding MFS transporter translates to MAASPAAVGSPPNRAVLLAVTCLGQFMVLLDNTIVGAALPDMQHRLHTQLTGLQWIVDAYVLLVAMLLLSGGVFADRFGRKRVYLTGVAVFTVASVLCSLAPSVGWLAAGRVLQGIGAAALSPASLALLVAAHPEPRERVKAIGLWAGFSGIGLAAGPVAGGVLTEAFGWPAIFLVNLPIGGFLLLVGLRGLEESRNPSAPAIDVPGTVLSVLGVGTLTFGLIEGGARGWTSPVILGSFTASVILLAAFVAVEARRRAPMLPLRLFRQRLFTVSNTAMVVVGFALMGSSFFFSQFFVYVQGSSVLRAGLQTLPVSVAMVIVSPYAGRLAARYGFRVVVTTGLALAGLGLLALGTVHADTGYGNVWWRLGVVGIGFALTMSPLTGAAIQAVDPQEGGLASGISSTTRQIGAVLGVAVLGAVVRTRQSDGASFETGLNSAFLAAGAVTVATAVFTGLWLVRSRPGEGSATPRRSTDPGALTTSNEASTISR, encoded by the coding sequence ATGGCGGCATCGCCCGCGGCCGTAGGCAGTCCACCGAACCGGGCCGTGCTGCTCGCGGTGACCTGCCTGGGCCAGTTCATGGTCCTGCTCGACAACACGATCGTCGGAGCGGCGTTGCCCGACATGCAGCACCGGCTGCACACGCAACTGACCGGTCTGCAATGGATCGTCGACGCGTACGTCCTGCTGGTCGCCATGCTGCTGCTGTCCGGCGGTGTCTTCGCCGACCGGTTCGGCCGCAAGCGGGTGTACCTGACCGGCGTCGCGGTGTTCACCGTCGCGTCGGTGCTGTGCAGCCTCGCACCCTCGGTCGGCTGGCTGGCCGCCGGGCGGGTGCTCCAGGGCATCGGGGCCGCGGCGCTGAGCCCCGCCTCGCTCGCTCTGCTCGTCGCCGCCCATCCCGAGCCGCGAGAGCGCGTCAAGGCGATCGGACTGTGGGCCGGATTCAGCGGAATCGGTCTGGCAGCGGGCCCCGTGGCCGGTGGCGTGCTGACCGAAGCCTTCGGCTGGCCCGCCATCTTCCTGGTCAACCTGCCCATCGGCGGGTTCCTGCTGCTGGTCGGTCTGCGCGGCCTCGAAGAGTCCCGCAATCCGAGCGCCCCCGCGATCGACGTCCCGGGGACGGTGCTGTCCGTTCTGGGGGTGGGGACGCTGACCTTCGGGCTGATCGAGGGAGGCGCCCGAGGCTGGACGTCACCGGTGATCCTGGGCAGTTTCACCGCCTCGGTGATCCTCCTCGCCGCCTTCGTCGCCGTCGAAGCGCGTCGCCGCGCTCCGATGCTGCCGCTGCGGCTGTTCCGGCAGCGCCTGTTCACCGTGTCCAACACCGCCATGGTCGTGGTGGGGTTCGCACTCATGGGTTCGTCGTTCTTCTTCTCCCAGTTCTTCGTGTACGTCCAGGGCAGCTCGGTCCTGCGCGCGGGCCTGCAGACCCTGCCGGTGTCCGTCGCCATGGTGATCGTCAGCCCGTACGCGGGCCGGCTCGCCGCCCGGTACGGCTTCCGCGTCGTGGTGACCACGGGCCTGGCCCTGGCCGGACTGGGACTGCTGGCGCTCGGTACGGTGCACGCCGACACCGGTTACGGGAACGTGTGGTGGCGGCTGGGGGTCGTCGGCATCGGCTTCGCCCTGACCATGTCTCCCCTGACGGGGGCCGCCATCCAGGCAGTCGACCCGCAGGAAGGCGGCCTCGCGTCAGGCATCAGCAGCACCACCCGGCAGATCGGCGCGGTGCTCGGCGTGGCGGTGCTCGGCGCCGTCGTCCGCACCCGGCAATCCGACGGTGCCTCCTTCGAGACCGGCCTCAACAGCGCCTTCCTCGCCGCTGGCGCGGTCACCGTGGCCACCGCCGTGTTCACCGGCCTGTGGCTGGTGAGGTCCCGGCCAGGGGAAGGCTCCGCGACGCCGCGGCGTTCCACCGATCCAGGTGCGCTCACCACCTCGAACGAGGCGTCAACGATCAGCCGTTGA
- a CDS encoding response regulator transcription factor, with protein MVAEDAVLLREGLVGLLQRVGHEVVASVGDADALVAAVRADRPDLVVTDVRMPPTLTDDGLRAAVALREEYPGLPVLVLSQYVERSYALGLLDSGGGTGVGYLLKERVGAVADFMGAVDRIAAGGTVVDPEVIQQLVRLRQDPLERLSPREREVLGLVAEGRSNATLASQLFISEAAVNKHIGNIFTKLDLPANTEGHRRVLAVLAFLRA; from the coding sequence ATCGTGGCGGAAGACGCCGTTCTGCTGCGCGAGGGCCTGGTCGGCCTGTTGCAGCGGGTCGGGCACGAGGTGGTGGCGTCGGTCGGCGACGCCGACGCCCTGGTCGCGGCCGTGCGCGCCGACCGGCCGGACCTCGTCGTCACCGACGTACGGATGCCTCCGACGCTGACGGACGACGGCCTCAGGGCGGCGGTGGCGCTGCGCGAGGAGTACCCCGGCCTCCCCGTTCTCGTACTGAGCCAGTACGTGGAACGGTCGTACGCGCTGGGTCTGTTGGACTCGGGCGGCGGCACGGGCGTCGGCTATCTCCTCAAGGAGCGGGTGGGCGCGGTCGCCGACTTCATGGGTGCCGTCGACCGGATCGCCGCCGGGGGCACGGTCGTCGACCCCGAGGTCATCCAGCAGCTCGTACGGTTGCGTCAGGACCCCCTGGAACGGCTCAGCCCCCGCGAGCGCGAGGTACTCGGCCTGGTCGCGGAGGGCCGCTCCAACGCCACGCTCGCCTCGCAGCTCTTCATCAGCGAGGCGGCCGTGAACAAGCACATCGGCAACATCTTCACCAAGCTCGACCTCCCGGCGAACACCGAGGGCCACCGGCGGGTGCTGGCGGTCCTGGCGTTCCTCCGGGCCTGA